One Candidatus Binatia bacterium genomic region harbors:
- a CDS encoding fumarylacetoacetate hydrolase family protein, whose translation MNSGSEHGFLFDHEVHALAIIGSDRMFPVRRIYCVGRNYIEHIREMKEADERDPPFFFQKPSDAIVPDGGLISYPMLTADFQHEIELVVAIGRGGRTVAVDSAAELIFGYAVGLDMTRRDRQREARERSLPWEIGKSFDQSAPCGPIHPVSRVGHFHKGAITLAVNGIERQRGDLSQLIWSVPEIIANLSHHYELQAGDLIFTGTPAGVGPLVPGDHLEGVIEGLGTLRITIAGKPG comes from the coding sequence ATGAACAGTGGTTCGGAACACGGGTTCCTCTTCGATCATGAGGTTCACGCTCTTGCGATCATCGGATCGGACCGGATGTTCCCGGTCCGGCGTATCTATTGCGTCGGCAGGAACTATATCGAACACATACGCGAAATGAAGGAAGCGGACGAACGGGACCCGCCGTTCTTCTTCCAGAAGCCGTCCGATGCCATCGTGCCGGATGGCGGCTTGATCTCCTACCCCATGCTCACCGCTGACTTCCAGCATGAGATCGAACTGGTCGTTGCAATCGGACGTGGCGGGCGAACGGTCGCGGTCGACTCGGCGGCCGAATTAATCTTCGGCTATGCGGTGGGTCTCGACATGACGCGGCGAGACCGGCAACGTGAGGCGCGCGAGCGGTCTCTGCCATGGGAAATCGGAAAGTCCTTCGATCAGTCCGCGCCGTGCGGACCGATACACCCGGTGTCGCGGGTGGGCCATTTCCACAAGGGTGCCATAACCTTGGCGGTGAACGGGATCGAACGGCAACGGGGTGATCTATCGCAGCTCATATGGAGCGTGCCCGAGATCATTGCCAATCTGTCCCACCACTACGAATTGCAGGCCGGCGACTTGATCTTCACCGGCACGCCCGCCGGCGTCGGCCCGCTGGTTCCGGGTGATCATCTGGAGGGCGTCATAGAAGGCTTAGGCACCCTCCGGATCACCATCGCAGGCAAGCCGGGCTGA
- a CDS encoding GntR family transcriptional regulator, with protein MRLDEVRRSAKRKSSSAATERHGLTRSAWLIEHLRQALLDGQYPLGSRLNEVHLSRQLKVSRTPIRAALHMLAGEGLLRYRANKGFVVREFPLSEIVDAYEVRALAEGLAARLAAERGFNDEARRLIEQTLENGDAVLSRRSPPATQRAAYARLNEAFHSTIYDAARSTLLSDVIRLCQRMPQAAAHNVVAFDVADVRKRHRAHHEIYEAILGREPRQAEELMRQHVLSVKVSMVRSMARRPNPGGDSG; from the coding sequence ATGCGGTTAGATGAGGTTCGCAGGTCTGCAAAACGAAAGTCGTCGTCGGCCGCCACCGAACGGCACGGTCTGACGCGCTCGGCTTGGCTCATCGAACATCTGCGTCAGGCGCTTCTGGACGGCCAATACCCGCTCGGAAGCCGCCTCAACGAAGTCCATCTCAGCCGGCAGCTGAAGGTTTCGCGGACGCCGATTCGCGCCGCGCTGCATATGCTCGCCGGCGAAGGCCTGCTGCGCTACCGGGCCAACAAAGGTTTCGTGGTTCGCGAATTTCCGCTGTCGGAGATTGTGGACGCCTACGAGGTCCGCGCGCTGGCCGAGGGGCTAGCGGCGCGGCTGGCAGCCGAGCGTGGCTTCAACGACGAGGCGCGACGCCTGATCGAGCAGACCCTGGAGAACGGAGACGCGGTCCTGTCGCGGCGGTCGCCTCCCGCAACTCAGCGGGCTGCCTACGCCCGGCTCAACGAGGCATTTCATTCGACCATCTACGACGCGGCGCGCTCCACACTGCTCAGTGACGTGATCCGCCTCTGCCAGCGCATGCCACAGGCGGCAGCCCACAACGTGGTGGCATTCGATGTCGCGGATGTGCGGAAGCGGCATCGCGCGCATCACGAGATTTACGAGGCGATCCTCGGTCGGGAACCGCGGCAAGCGGAAGAGCTGATGCGTCAGCACGTCCTGTCCGTCAAGGTGTCCATGGTGCGCAGTATGGCGCGCCGGCCAAACCCTGGCGGCGATTCCGGCTGA